ATAGTGGAGAACCCCCTCCGCTGCTTTATTTTTGACCAAAATGTATCTAGTTCTAACCAGTTAGAGGAAGACAAGGGTGTTGGAGGTCAATTTTCAGAGCTTCATCAAAACCAaactgaggagaaaagagaggcagGAGCTGACAGAGAGCCAAGTGGAAGAGCAGAACCAGCCAGAGACTCGGACCCAGAAAGACGTTTACAAGCAGACACTGAAGACTCTTCTGAATATGAGAACGAAGGAACTGACAATTGGCATGAGACAACAGAATATCATTCAGGTTTAAACTATGTGGAAAACATTACAACTGAGAAGCAAAGTGCTGATATGAAATTACatagctgctctgagtgtggtaaaacattcaaaaagaaacagaatatgACCAGACACATTAGAatacacacaggagagaaaccattcagctgctctgtttgcagtaaaagatttaaccaaaAAGGTGCTCTGTCCACACACATGAGAATTCACAccggagagaaacccttcagctgctctcagtgcGGTGAAAGTTTTAACCAAAAATGGGTTCTGATTAGACATATGTTGGTTCACACCAGAGAGAaccccttcagctgctctgagtgcgGGAAAGGATTTAAACGAAAGTCTAGTCTGACACTTCACATGGCCcatcacagaggagagaaacccttcagctgcacTGTTCCTGACCATAGATTCTTCCTGTCTAATCAGTAGATGAGTGTGTTAACTGTACTTTTGGCTGTTGATAAGCTCTCAGTGAAGAAACCCTTCATCTCAGTTATTCCCTTATATGGACTGATAAGTAACATAACCTAACACATGGCCCTTAATTGTGAGCTAGTCAGAAAGTGTGAACGCTGATTCTACCTACCCGCCCATATGGCCCACATTGCCTCCACAACCCAAGCATGTAGAACAGGGTCGTCAAACTTATATTGGGTCCAGAGCTGGAtttgtttagtttaaacaattgaATATAGGCTTCTTATACCAATCTGTGagcgcacacacaaaaaaaagtaaaatgttcctaaatcacCTATCCAGTTATACCCAGAGTAAATTGAATAATGTTCTTGAACCAATTGGAGTACAAGCACATGAAGGTCTCCTTTATAAGCTTACAGTCGGCAGTTTCAGAGTGTGTCAAAATGCTAACAATAATCATTTACCTAGGTGGCTctggatcagttggtagagttggttgtctctcaaccagaaggtcgagggtttgatcccccagcttctgcagcaaaTGTCCGAtgagtccttgggcaagacacttaacccgaTGTTGCTCCGGCTGTTCgtcagcagcgtatgaatgtgtatgaatggatgagttaatactgatggactctttaaacagcagcctctaccatcagtgtatgaatgtgtatgaatggatgagttaatactgatggactctttaaacagcagcctctaccatcattgtgtgaatgtgtatgaatggatgagttactactgatggactctttactcagcagcctctaccatcagtgtatgaatgtgtatgaatggatgagttaatactgatggactctttactcaacAATCAATACATTGAGTTCCTGCCATGTGATAGGCTTATTAGATATTTACAATAACGAGCAGCTGAACCTAACAAAGTGGCCTGTGAGTGTAGATACTTctgtgtatactgtatatactggTGAGAACCATGTTCAGCCAAGAGCTTATCCTCGCCAATATAGACTATGTTTGCTAACTTCCCCTTAGCCCTCAGTTTTCACAAACATGACAcatcagaagagaagagaaacacattttcaaccAGAGACTGAAGACTCTTCTGAACCTGAGGACGGTCAGTCAGTTTCTCTCAGTGAAATGAGAAACCACTCAGCTGCTCTTAGTGTTATCATTTAGCTAGATGTA
The Labrus bergylta chromosome 15, fLabBer1.1, whole genome shotgun sequence DNA segment above includes these coding regions:
- the LOC109994042 gene encoding gastrula zinc finger protein XlCGF57.1-like; its protein translation is MFPFTLVSVKSEDEEKPQSSQLHQRQTEQMETGVDGEDCGGAEPERNSDPERHLQPEIEVKIEDSSEAETDDSDDWRETRENQSDLTSLENIANKKSHCCSKCDKPFKTKWLLEQHIRIHTGEKPFSCYVCSKSFNLKGSMTKHMLVHTGEKPFSCSNCGKSFSQKQSLTKHIRIHSGEKPFGCPECNKIFNIETNLTRHMRTHRGDKPFSCPDCGKRFGLKQSLTLHMVSLHHIVENPLRCFIFDQNVSSSNQLEEDKGVGGQFSELHQNQTEEKREAGADREPSGRAEPARDSDPERRLQADTEDSSEYENEGTDNWHETTEYHSGLNYVENITTEKQSADMKLHSCSECGKTFKKKQNMTRHIRIHTGEKPFSCSVCSKRFNQKGALSTHMRIHTGEKPFSCSQCGESFNQKWVLIRHMLVHTRENPFSCSECGKGFKRKSSLTLHMAHHRGEKPFSCTVPDHRFFLSNQ